A portion of the Musa acuminata AAA Group cultivar baxijiao chromosome BXJ1-1, Cavendish_Baxijiao_AAA, whole genome shotgun sequence genome contains these proteins:
- the LOC135679840 gene encoding acyl-CoA-binding protein-like → MGLQEDFEEYAAKAKTLPENTTNENKLILYGLYKQATVGPVNTSRPGIFNMRDRAKWDAWKAVEGKSKEEAMSDYITKVKQLLEEAAAAAA, encoded by the exons ATGGGTTTGCAG GAAGATTTTGAAGAATATGCTgcaaaagctaaaactttacCTGAAAATACTACTAACGAGAACAAATTGATCCTCTATGGGCTTTACAAGCAAGCAACTGTTGGACCAGTGAATACTA GCCGACCTGGTATATTCAATATGAGGGACAGAGCCAAGTGGGATGCTTGGAAGGCTGTTGAAG GGAAGTCAAAGGAGGAGGCCATGAGTGACTACATCACCAAGGTTAAACAGCTTCTCGAAGAGGCCGCAGCTGCTGCTGCCTAA
- the LOC103982419 gene encoding protein VASCULATURE COMPLEXITY AND CONNECTIVITY-like, translating into MSKLDASFFNVVIRCSTAETATGANTSLHSRKVPRSEEGRSSPAMEKNVVMICAAVSFLGLLSATLGFAAEATRIRVSDVQTSTLGQCTYPRSPSVALGLIAAVALMIAQAIISTLAGCICCKKYPNPSDTNWTIGMIAFVASWVTFIIALVLLLSGAALNDKWGQERVYFGKYCYVIESGVFTGGAVLSLASVALGIFYYVSSTLPKNIQVSNPQQNQGISLGHSNIPPGTQTTLVFVHEDTYIRQQFP; encoded by the exons ATGTCAAAGTTGGATGCGTCGTTCTTTAACGTCGTCATCCGATGCTCGACTGCTGAGACTGCCACCGGAGCGAACACCAGTCTTCACTCCCGCAAAGTTCCTCGGAGCGAGGAAGGGAGGAGTTCGCCGGCGATGGAGAAGAATGTGGTGATGATTTGTGCAGCCGTGAGCTTCCTTGGCCTTCTCTCTGCTACGCTCGGCTTCGCTGCTGAGGCGACAAGGATCAGG GTTTCTGATGTACAAACATCAACACTAGGTCAATGCACATATCCAAGGAGCCCATCAGTAGCTCTGGGTCTTATAGCTGCAGTGGCTCTTATGATAGCTCAGGCCATCATAAGCACCCTAGCTGGGTGTATATGTTGCAAGAAATATCCAAATCCATCCGACACCAACTGGACAATTGGGATGATCGCCTTTGTTGCTTCTTG GGTGACTTTTATTATAGCCCTTGTTCTGTTGTTGAGTGGTGCTGCCCTAAACGATAAATGGGGGCAGGAAAGGGTGTACTTTGGCAAATACTGCTACGTCATCGAGTCTGGGGTATTTACAGGAGGTGCAGTGTTATCCCTTGCAAGTGTTGCCCTTGGGATTTTTTATTATGTTTCATCAACATTACCAAAGAATATACAAGTTTCAAATCCACAACAAAATCAAGGCATCTCATTGGGTCATTCTAATATTCCTCCGGGGACTCAGACCACCCTGGTATTTGTGCATGAGGATACATATATCAGGCAGCAATTTCCCTGA
- the LOC103982429 gene encoding E3 ubiquitin-protein ligase SINAT2 — MDVPESYPTETEFSTVGMETDRVPSYKSSAASGAKAGISSTGSVHELLECPVCTNSMYPPIHQCPNGHTLCSSCKLRVHNHCPTCRQELGNIRCLALEKVAESLELPCRYQNLGCLEIHPYYSKLKHEQLCRFRPYNCPYAGSECLVTGDVPMLVAHLKTDHKVDMHDGCTFNHRYVKPNPNEVENATWMLTVFSCYGHYFCLHFEAFLLGMAPVYMAFLRFLGEDSEARHFSYSLEVGGNGRKLTWQGVPRSIRDSHRKVRDSYDGLIIHRNMALFFSGGDRHELKLRITGRIWKEQ, encoded by the exons ATGGATGTCCCTGAATCCTATCCGACAGAGACCGAATTCTCCACCGTGGGTATGGAAACGGATCGTGTCCCGTCCTACAAATCTTCTGCTGCTTCTGGTGCTAAGGCAGGCATTTCTTCCACCGGTAGTGTGCATGAGCTTCTTGAATGCCCAGTTTGCACCAATTCTATGTACCCTCCCATACACCAG TGTCCAAATGGTCACACTCTTTGTTCGAGCTGCAAACTCAGAGTGCACAACCACTGCCCTACTTGTCGCCAAGAGCTGGGGAACATCAGATGCCTGGCTCTCGAGAAGGTTGCAGAGTCACTGGAGCTACCATGCAGATACCAGAACTTGGGCTGCTTAGAGATACATCCATATTACAGCAAGTTGAAGCATGAGCAACTGTGCAGGTTCAGACCCTACAATTGCCCCTATGCAGGCTCAGAATGCCTGGTCACAGGTGACGTTCCAATGCTTGTTGCCCATCTAAAAACTGATCATAAGGTGGACATGCATGATGGGTGCACATTTAACCACCGGTATGTCAAACCCAATCCAAATGAGGTTGAGAACGCGACGTGGATGCTCACC GTTTTCAGTTGTTATGGGCATTACTTCTGCCTTCACTTTGAGGCCTTCCTCCTGGGAATGGCTCCAGTTTATATGGCATTCTTAAGGTTTCTCGGTGAGGACAGTGAAGCAAGGCACTTCAGCTACAGCTTGGAAGTGGGCGGCAATGGCCGAAAACTCACATGGCAAGGAGTGCCGAGGAGCATAAGAGACAGCCACAGGAAAGTCCGCGACAGCTATGATGGGTTGATCATCCATCGTAACATGGCACTCTTCTTCTCCGGTGGCGACCGACACGAGCTGAAGCTACGCATCACTGGTCGGATATGGAAAGAACAATGA